gaggccgccacgatagaaaatttgtttgcaatattattgtaaatacTTAAGCAATAGAAATGAGAAAAACCTTAATAGAATAGTTAATTATGCccactataattaaatttcctttaatgtatggatgttaaaaactgtttgaccaaaaccaaaataaaaacttctccgccgtcaaaaacaaaaacgagaacGTCACGGTGATCGTTTGTTCATGAGTACATTGAGgagggatagaaaaaaaaaacaaatcaaaacaaagGTAGAAATCGCCTTCTTATTTGTTCTTGATAAAATGCTCTTGTCCTTACATTATTCACTGCTAACCGTCAGGCATTTTATGGCTTTGAATTACgcacttacttttaattttttatgtttatactggcaaaatatgttttgtttataatttctgtctgcaaataatatggcttgcagaaaaaatcagctgtcacattttgcgattaaaagtccgaaaaaagtgttcacacgtgtcactcagaacaactaactttgtgtgtggtgtgtagAAAGTGTATAGTGTGGTGCACAATGGGGTGTGACCCAGAACAGGCATGAATATTTTTTGATAAAGTTCCCTTGACTTTAttcattttttgcgtacgttagttaaatacaattttttagagGAAAGCAATATGCACAAATAAATCATAAAGACTTACCAAAATTCGTGGGTTCagaattacttaaattttaccaaaaatccacgcatcttgaacttcgtgtgGCActtaagacatttttgcaatttttaactctaattttttccttaaaactacgaaaatttcttcaataaatgaaacaaaaaataacaaacaataaaatttcttaaatttggtGGCGTGATGTCGgcatttgaaatacattttacttaaaattttatggaattagccaaaaattttctaaaattaaccaaaaatctCTTTCCTcgttggttcactgttttttgagtatACCTTGGATCAGTCCCATTTCAACTCATAATAAAATGCGCCAAAATATATAAGTGATTACAAATTAGATGATCTTATGCTTTAACTGCCTGGGGTGAATTAATTTCCTCCTAGGATAtgagtatgtaaatgtaatccgtagCGATGCCAATTTACAAATTGTTATTACTTTGTGATTAGAAGTACAGGGtagtgagagtttttgctgggtagtattAGTAAACTCGATGATCTGTTAAAGCACCAATCATATCCGCAATCTTAATTTAGCATAAGAAATATTACAGTACAAatatatgtacacagaaaaaaatatcaccaaaatatttccaattaaaaagttaattgaagttgaatgttttttcaattaataaattaattgatacaattaactttttaatcaaattgggaagactaagtcagttaaaaaaagtgatgaacatttcttaatccaaataaaaactctaagccaattcagaaagtaattgaaaatagttacatttttaaataaaaaattaattagggtttgcattcaaaatcaattaaatttttaattgaatcaattaaaaaattaattgaaaattgctaatgacatcaattaatattttaatcaagaattttttctatgcccaattaaatctgtgattgatactatcattttcgtgattgaagacatttcaattaaaaaattaattggatcaattaatttcgtgattgaatcagaatttgttttttgtgtgtaattaaaAAGTGACAAATTTACCTCCAAAGTGCCGCAATGGTAACACTGATTTCCACacgaaatttaaattatatagttTTACTATATTTTGCCCACACtagtatatgaataaaatacgAACTTCGAACATATTGTCCCAATCAACAAACACACAACTTAAGATATTTGAGCATTTTTGTATTTAATCAAAAAGAGTTCTTATGAATACGATGACACCAGTAGATATATTTACATGCTAATATTTTTACATGAATAACACTTAAAATGTAATAATATAAACTATGTGATTTCCATAGACCAACAATATACAATTAATTTGAGGTTCAAACTTTATAAATATACTTAGCAACATTTGTATTTCCTGAGTTAATGTAATTCTTGTATATGATGAAAGTTATATAAAAAGCTTCTTAAGATTTGCCATTTGCGTTTTATTATAATTGATTAGTAACTGTTTTGCTCGATTTAATTCACTTAGTATTTGGTTATTATCCGGTATCAAGTCATGAGCCTTTTTTAAGTTAATAATGGCATCTTCATAGTTCTTCAAAGCAATTTGTGATTGTCCTAAACGATAATGGGCCTTGCCACATTTGGGATCTAAACGCAATGCTTCACGACAAGAATAAAGGGCATTTGTATAATTGTTTAGTTTAATTTCTACTGCAGCCATATTAAGATTGTTGAGAACAGAGAAACTATCCAGTTTTTTAAGATCCTCGTCGGAGCATTTGAGATGCTGCAACTCTTGCCATTCATATCGTTTATGCAGCATATTATAATAGCGATTGGCTTTACGATATTTTTGCCTGGCTTTGTAGTATTGCTGTTTGGCAAAGAAATAATTGCCTGCATTTCGTATTTTCGTAAGTATTTCCACTAGTTCGTCggactaaaaatttgactatgtttgaaatgtggacaaaattgttAATTGTTCGATCGATAGATACCGTAAATTCTTTAAACTTATCCTCCCAATCTTGGGGGTAGGGGGGTAGACACTCATTCGTTTCATCTTGGTCTTTGATACCCCAATCTTGTCCAGGTTGTATTTCTCCACAATCCACAATAACAATTTCCTAAGTTACATGGGAATAGATTTAATATAGAACTTTTTATTTAGTAAATACTTACAGTTGTTGGGACACCATCATCACtggtattttggtccatttctCCCATAATACCTAATCCCCTTAAGACTTTGCCCACTACCACATTTTGTCCATTTAGATTATCGCATGCCATAGATGTTATGAAGAATTGTGAACTATTGGTATTCGGTTGTCCGAAATTCGCCATGCTAACGACACCTTCATCCGAATGCTGCATAGTAAGCCAATGGAAAAAGTTAGATCAAGATAAACAACCCAATGATAACGTTATTTATGATGGACGGTGGAATGGATTGAATGAAGACAAAACGATTGCTTAATATCTAGGTAATTATTAAACCTgacaaaaaacttattttcagcagagatggtctgtcggaAACTATGACTTACTTTACTATACGTCAAGAACATCCTAAtatgtcagggtataataactttgatctgccaaaaaatgtgcctaccagaaatattgtttatagaccgcgtaaaatatataccgatggactcagaatcacctcctgaataGATCTAGCCtttcgtctgtccatgtatttgttgttcgcaggattctggCCGCAA
This is a stretch of genomic DNA from Haematobia irritans isolate KBUSLIRL chromosome 4, ASM5000362v1, whole genome shotgun sequence. It encodes these proteins:
- the Cyp40 gene encoding cyclophilin 40, which produces MNRPLLFPHNSTNPIVFLDISIDNEFAGRMIIELRKDVVPKTAENFRALCTGEKGIGKLGKPLHYKGIHFHKITRVYVAQSGDVVNNDGTGGESIYGPVFEDENFTLEHSDEGVVSMANFGQPNTNSSQFFITSMACDNLNGQNVVVGKVLRGLGIMGEMDQNTSDDGVPTTEIVIVDCGEIQPGQDWGIKDQDETNECLPPYPQDWEDKFKEFTSDELVEILTKIRNAGNYFFAKQQYYKARQKYRKANRYYNMLHKRYEWQELQHLKCSDEDLKKLDSFSVLNNLNMAAVEIKLNNYTNALYSCREALRLDPKCGKAHYRLGQSQIALKNYEDAIINLKKAHDLIPDNNQILSELNRAKQLLINYNKTQMANLKKLFI